The Anomalospiza imberbis isolate Cuckoo-Finch-1a 21T00152 chromosome 7, ASM3175350v1, whole genome shotgun sequence genome has a window encoding:
- the CFLAR gene encoding LOW QUALITY PROTEIN: CASP8 and FADD-like apoptosis regulator (The sequence of the model RefSeq protein was modified relative to this genomic sequence to represent the inferred CDS: inserted 2 bases in 1 codon): MTRCQVPAFLIHQIQEELDKDEEEMMIFLCRDLAPDLATADLKEILVALNEREKLTPVGLSELLYRVKRFDLLRRILNTEKATVEAHLARSLRLIPDYRVLMVEINENLEKDEVGSLGFLLRDYAPRMKTAKDKSFLALIIDLEKLNLVAPNQLDLIENCFRSIHRIDLIRKIQKYKHEASVSSVHSQPVYVNAHQASLPNLNLIDPPYHSGIQNENIEKLRNGSSLTLGAAEPLHMSIEESGSVPHKMSDDSYRMQSQPLGICLIIDCIGNDTDVLEETFRGLGYDVHCHRYLNMNSMNQKLLEVARWQKHKNYDSFICILVSRGNSQSIFCTDHTFSGFPLEQIKKYFTADSCPGLLGKPKLFFIQSYVVPDNEQECTSLLEVDGNAENISPKVTIPHAADIFWSHCKVDVSTLEQFPTSSSYYLRCLAELLRNPYKRKLCILAIHMELNKKVYDGNMTADPSQQYSLLLQHTLRKKLXFSPLNCC; the protein is encoded by the exons ATGACCAGGTGCCAAGTGCCAGCTTTCCTCATTCATCAGATTCAAGAAGAATTGGACAAAGATGAAGAAGAGATGATGATTTTCCTGTGCCGAGACCTTGCTCCTGACTTGGCCACTGCTGATCTTAAAGAGATCTTGGTGGCTTTGAATGAGAGAGAGAAACTGACTCCTGTTGGCTTGTCTGAGCTGTTGTACAGAGTTAAGAGGTTTGACTTGCTGAGGAGGATCCTGAACACTGAGAAAGCAACAGTGGAAGCTCACCTTGCCAGGAGTCTCAGACTTATCCCTGATTACAG GGTACTAATGGTAGAGATAAATGAAAATCTGGAAAAAGATGAAGTGGGTTCTCTTGGTTTTCTACTCAGAGATTATGCACCTCGTATGAAAACGGCAAAAGATAAG AGTTTTCTAGCTCTAATAATTGATCTGGAGAAGCTAAATTTGGTGGCTCCTAATCAACTGGATTTGATAGAAAACTGTTTTCGAAGTATTCACAGGATAGACTTGATTAGGAAGATTCAGAAGTACAAACATGAAG CTTCAGTGTCCTCTGTTCATTCTCAGCCAGTTTATGTAAATGCTCATCAGGCCTCTCTCCCTAATCTCAATCTGATTGATCCTCCTTATCATTCAGGG aTTCAGAATGAGAACATAGAAAAATTACGAAATGGATCAAGTCTTACTCTGG GTGCAGCAGAACCACTTCACATGTCCATTGAGGAGTCAGGATCAGTACCACATAAG ATGTCTGATGATTCTTACAGAATGCAAAGTCAACCTTTAGGAATATGCCTGATAATAGATTGTATTGGCAATGACACTG atgtgttggaagagaccttcagaGGCTTAGGCTATGACGTTCATTGTCACAGGTATTTAAATATGAACTCCATGAATCAAAAATTGCTTGAAGTTGCAAGGTGGCAGAAGCACAAAAATTATGACAGCTTCATTTGCATATTGGTCAGCCGTGGAAACTCTCAGAGCATCTTCTGTACAGACCACACCTTTTCTGGATTCCCTTTGgaacaaataaagaaatactttACAGCAGACTCATGTCCTGGACTCCTAGGAAAACCGAagcttttttttattcagaGCTATGTTGTGCCAGATAATGAGCAAGAATGTACCAGTCTTTTGGAAGTTGATGGGAATGCTGAGAATATCAGTCCTAAAGTCACGATTCCCCATGCAGCAGACATCTTTTGGAGTCATTGCAAGGTGGATGTGTCTACACTAGAACAATTCCCAACTTCATCCTCATATTATCTGCGTTGTCTGGCTGAGCTACTCCGTAATCCTTATAAAAG GAAACTCTGTATACTGGCTATCCATATGGAACTGAACAAAAAAGTTTATGATGGGAATATGACCGCTGACCCAAGCCAACAATACtcactgctgctccagcacacactgaggaagaaact tttttccccacttaaCTGCTGTTAG